Proteins found in one Pseudomonas sp. P8_241 genomic segment:
- a CDS encoding chemotaxis protein CheV, with the protein MAGILDTVDQRTQLVGENRLEILMFRLAGRQLFAINVFKVQEVLQLPKLTLMPQRHPFVCGVVNLRGQTLPVIDLSQAIGMRPLVPGPGSTIIVTEYNRSVQAFLVGGVDRIVNMNWEAILPPPSSAGRQHYLTAISKVDDQLVEIIDVEKVLAEIVPYNAKVSREKLADPVLEHARGREVLLVDDSNVALAQLRDTLGQLGVKMHIASDGLKALNMLKAWADTGVHMTDKLLMVFTDAEMPEMDGYRLTTEIRNDPRLRGLYVVLHTSLSGSFNDSMVKKVGCDNFLSKFQPDKLVDVVRQRLMLDEVPA; encoded by the coding sequence ATGGCCGGCATTCTCGACACGGTAGACCAACGCACGCAACTGGTGGGTGAGAATCGCCTGGAAATTCTCATGTTCCGCCTCGCCGGGCGTCAATTGTTCGCGATCAACGTCTTCAAAGTGCAGGAAGTCCTGCAGTTGCCGAAGCTGACCCTGATGCCTCAGCGCCATCCTTTCGTGTGCGGGGTGGTCAATCTGCGTGGCCAGACTTTGCCAGTCATCGACTTGTCCCAGGCCATTGGCATGCGTCCTCTGGTGCCGGGGCCGGGCAGTACGATTATTGTCACTGAATACAACCGCTCGGTGCAGGCATTCCTCGTCGGTGGCGTGGACCGCATCGTCAACATGAACTGGGAAGCTATCCTGCCGCCGCCGAGCAGCGCCGGTCGCCAGCATTATCTGACGGCCATCAGCAAGGTTGACGATCAGTTGGTTGAGATCATCGATGTGGAAAAGGTCTTGGCCGAGATCGTCCCTTACAACGCCAAGGTATCCCGTGAAAAGCTGGCGGATCCTGTGCTGGAGCACGCCCGGGGCCGTGAAGTGCTGCTGGTGGATGACTCGAACGTGGCGCTGGCACAGTTGCGTGACACATTGGGACAGTTGGGCGTGAAGATGCACATCGCCAGCGATGGTCTCAAGGCGTTGAACATGCTCAAGGCCTGGGCGGATACCGGCGTGCACATGACCGACAAGTTGCTGATGGTCTTTACCGATGCAGAGATGCCGGAAATGGATGGCTATCGCCTGACCACCGAAATTCGCAACGATCCGCGTCTGCGTGGCCTTTATGTGGTGCTGCACACGTCCTTGTCGGGCAGTTTCAACGACTCGATGGTGAAGAAAGTCGGCTGCGATAACTTCCTGTCCAAATTCCAGCCGGACAAACTCGTCGACGTAGTTCGCCAGCGCCTGATGCTTGACGAAGTGCCTGCCTGA
- a CDS encoding sensor histidine kinase, with protein sequence MHASLKSIITWPPSRENARRFTLLLCACSTLGSLWAYSLAVRLPLGLLLLNAAALAGVWVQYHLSRKSIKFQPQELADRLLQVQENERHRLSRELHDDIGQLLTAAKLQSDWLKRRMPEELHGQCSVLFDTLEETLAKVRDVSAILNPRQLASLGLEASLRAHLLKTLTNTQVHWSLECHQRLTGIPEEMAVAAFRITQEAVTNILRHAQARNLLVCLQRLPQGLMLHIRDDGQGFAPAADPGREGQRGMAGMSERIDQLGGTLTVSSTPGKGTQIEALFPWAPRALERASSNKVMH encoded by the coding sequence ATGCACGCCAGCCTCAAGTCGATCATCACGTGGCCACCCTCCCGAGAAAATGCACGTAGGTTCACGCTGTTGCTTTGTGCCTGCTCCACACTCGGCAGCTTGTGGGCCTATAGTCTTGCCGTTCGCTTGCCACTCGGTCTACTGCTGCTCAACGCTGCCGCGCTGGCCGGCGTCTGGGTGCAATACCACCTCTCGCGTAAATCTATAAAATTCCAGCCCCAGGAACTGGCAGACCGCCTGTTACAGGTTCAGGAAAATGAGCGTCACCGGCTGAGCCGGGAGCTGCATGACGACATTGGCCAGTTGCTGACCGCCGCCAAGCTGCAAAGCGACTGGCTCAAGCGGCGCATGCCCGAAGAACTCCACGGACAATGCTCGGTATTGTTCGACACGCTGGAAGAGACGCTGGCCAAAGTTCGTGATGTCTCCGCTATCCTCAATCCCCGGCAGTTGGCCAGCCTGGGACTGGAGGCCAGTCTGCGTGCGCACCTGCTCAAGACCCTGACCAATACCCAAGTGCACTGGAGCCTGGAATGTCACCAGCGTCTGACCGGAATACCGGAAGAAATGGCCGTGGCGGCATTCCGTATCACCCAGGAAGCGGTCACCAACATCTTGCGACATGCTCAGGCCAGGAATTTGCTGGTTTGCCTGCAACGCCTGCCGCAAGGCCTGATGTTACACATCCGGGATGACGGTCAGGGATTTGCACCTGCCGCAGATCCTGGTCGTGAAGGTCAACGCGGAATGGCCGGGATGTCGGAGCGGATCGATCAATTGGGCGGGACACTGACCGTTTCCAGCACACCGGGCAAAGGCACTCAAATCGAAGCTCTCTTCCCGTGGGCACCTCGTGCGCTGGAACGGGCCAGTTCGAATAAGGTTATGCATTGA
- a CDS encoding response regulator transcription factor gives MTCNLLLVDDHSLIRAGVRALVMDIPGYAVIGEANDGAQLLELVEQLNPDIVLLDISMRHTGGLEALQQLKRVRPQSKVLILSMHTDPALIMQALESGAHGYLLKDTTATELEHALEALRNNERYLSPAIAHTVINQALTRHQNNQPDTCDSHNLTARQLEILRLIVRGKSTREIANGLGLSVKTVETHRSQIMKRLQIYDVAGLVLFAVREHIISLDD, from the coding sequence TTGACTTGTAACTTACTTCTGGTGGATGACCACTCGCTGATCAGGGCTGGCGTGCGCGCCCTGGTAATGGATATTCCCGGCTACGCCGTCATTGGAGAAGCTAATGACGGGGCGCAGTTGCTTGAACTGGTCGAGCAATTGAATCCGGATATTGTCCTGCTGGACATTTCCATGCGGCACACCGGAGGCCTGGAAGCACTGCAACAACTCAAACGCGTGCGACCGCAAAGCAAGGTGCTGATCCTGTCCATGCACACCGATCCGGCACTCATCATGCAGGCATTGGAATCCGGCGCCCACGGCTACCTGCTCAAGGACACCACGGCCACCGAGCTCGAGCATGCACTGGAGGCCTTGCGTAACAACGAGCGCTACCTGAGCCCGGCCATCGCCCATACGGTTATCAATCAGGCTTTGACCCGTCACCAGAATAATCAGCCGGACACTTGCGACTCGCATAATCTGACTGCGCGCCAACTGGAAATCCTGCGGCTGATCGTTCGCGGAAAATCCACCCGGGAAATCGCCAACGGCCTTGGCCTGAGCGTCAAGACCGTCGAAACCCATCGTTCACAGATCATGAAACGCTTGCAGATCTACGACGTGGCAGGCCTGGTGCTGTTTGCAGTGCGTGAACACATCATCAGTCTGGACGATTAG
- the yegS gene encoding lipid kinase YegS, with the protein MSERKALLILHGKQALNEEVRAAVQGKREKGWELAVRLTWEAGDAQRMVAQALAQGYRQIIAGGGDGTLRDIAEAMAAQSTDASLVLMPLGTANDFARAAGVPLEPALALELLDASPSAIDLGEVGGQIFLNMATGGFGSQVTANTSEDLKKILGGAAYLFTGLSRFSELHAAYGELQGPDFHWQGDLLALGIGNGRQAGGGRVLCPEALVDDGLLDISILPAPQEVVGTLKNLLTEGFGIDSLFVRARLPWIEIKVSEGLYINLDGEPLEGDSLRFSVRPGALRVHLPEASPLLSTREGANRPD; encoded by the coding sequence ATGAGCGAACGCAAGGCGCTATTGATTCTGCATGGCAAGCAGGCGCTCAACGAAGAAGTGCGCGCTGCTGTTCAAGGCAAGCGCGAAAAAGGCTGGGAATTGGCTGTTCGATTGACCTGGGAAGCCGGCGATGCCCAGCGGATGGTGGCGCAGGCATTGGCGCAGGGGTATCGACAGATTATCGCTGGGGGCGGCGACGGTACCTTGCGTGATATCGCCGAAGCCATGGCCGCGCAATCGACCGATGCCAGTCTGGTGCTGATGCCATTGGGCACCGCCAATGATTTTGCGCGCGCAGCGGGTGTCCCGCTTGAACCCGCTCTGGCGCTCGAGCTTCTCGACGCTTCACCAAGTGCGATTGATCTGGGGGAGGTGGGTGGGCAGATATTTCTGAACATGGCCACGGGAGGCTTTGGCAGCCAGGTGACGGCGAACACCTCGGAAGATTTGAAAAAAATCCTCGGTGGCGCGGCCTATCTGTTTACCGGCCTTTCACGCTTCAGCGAGCTACATGCAGCTTACGGTGAGTTGCAGGGACCGGACTTTCACTGGCAAGGCGATCTGTTGGCATTGGGTATCGGTAATGGAAGACAGGCCGGTGGGGGACGGGTGCTGTGCCCTGAAGCCCTGGTAGATGACGGATTGCTGGACATCAGTATCCTGCCTGCGCCGCAGGAAGTGGTCGGCACGTTGAAAAACCTGCTGACCGAGGGATTCGGCATCGACAGTCTGTTCGTACGCGCCCGCTTGCCCTGGATCGAGATCAAGGTTTCGGAAGGGCTTTACATCAACCTGGACGGCGAACCGTTGGAAGGTGACAGTCTGCGGTTCTCGGTGCGTCCAGGGGCGTTGCGGGTGCATCTGCCTGAAGCCTCACCGCTGCTGAGTACCCGGGAAGGAGCTAATCGTCCAGACTGA